actacgcgtcggattcgactttgcctcggactactccaacgtttcACCcgggggtcaggctctcccgaccctaagactcggggtcgggcgaggcggagttccaccctcaacgggtcgggcgcatccgaccccgggaccaagggtcgggcgaggcggagttccaccctcaacgggtcgggcgcatccgaccccgggaccaagggtcgggcgaggcggagttccaccctcaaggggtcgggcgcatccgaccccgggaccttgggtcgggcgagacggaatgaactacttctcgcccacgtcaagacaaccacgatcAGCTTGCCAACCACTCCGTCAGCTACGGGAAGCTCGTCAACAacttcaactcgtctcgactaaaaattagtcggggcaaactttgcatcaccgacaactagtcagaatcgcctccaactagtcgacttcgtcaacgACCGTCATGGCTTCATCGACAGTCgtccacaaatcaagctaagtcacttttctaaattattttctggcttattctccgtttgcgcgcaacacgcgctctactcaccggaaactcttgcgcgcaacgcacgctctattcgccggagggcagcaaactctttcgcgctaccgcgctctctttttatcgcaacagcgaATTTTCCTTATCCTcttgaggtcactactcttctcgagtagtacacgccttaactcgtgaaagcctcaggcgcatctgtcacgcctaagcccatacacgtatacgaggccgatctcacacacgcagtggcaacggctacccagagactgagagcctaagcgtaacaggctaactactcaggaagagtatgactgaaacaagagcttgactcgcaatcatgcagtctctttcttgtcgcagcagcaactcctctcacttttgtcttctcttaaggtcactactcttctcgagtagtacacgccttaactcgtgaaagcctcaggcgcatctgtcacgcctaagcccatacgcgtatacgaggccgatctcacacacgcagcggcaacggctacccagagactgagagcctaagcgtaacaggctaactactcgggaagagtatgaccggaataagagcatgacacaactttcatactgatcactgaataaatttcagcagtttcaaaatcctacaaatatgctacataatgtatgcatcttttctttcagatcgagCTTCAGCGacgctaagcatgcctccaacggcacaggctagttcccgaactcgggggctaagcaccaatcagtattcggaatatctccagtggctcagctagctcccaggctcgggggttggatgccgcaaaaccactcgacgtggctccaacgacttacctggcgcataagcacgggggctggatgccgcaagactactcgaatgatgacctgagtgaagattcaagaccctcgggttgattattcaatcaatccaaggctcgggggttgataagctacacccaacaatcgattttttcaagtcgaaagaggaagattcaagattttgaccctcagcctgattctacgattcaacctaaggctcaggggctactccatatggagtgcgactttcgctgccctccatacacgaagactacaaaatcatgttgatcaagactttgagcacaccatagcctcatggcagctttgagaagcattgaaagattcagcctgacaaagtactcgaagagcaccaagactacttggcgaatatctcaagactactcgaagactgctgcatttgactatgaagcgctcgggggcttgacggggatacatccccagtacccgcaaggaaggaagaagtcagactcctactaagattcccctgtaatccgactaggactagtcccgagtactcctactaggactcctccttgtaatccgactagcactctgccccctggagtatataaaggagggcaggggtacctagctcggcgggtcagacctcaaggtcatacctcaaagatccctcaggaccagaacatacatcaatacaaaccaacacacaggacgtagggtattacacgatctagcggcccgaacctgtctaaatcgtgttccttgcgtcaccattgattccttcattctcgacgatccttaccgcataaaagaccacctagggtaccccctaggcgggttgccagtctaaaacaccgacacggCACTCGCCGACTACTGCGggcggctcgccgacgactactccgaccacatcgtgacgctcgctgacgactacttctactactcgtctcgactacaaggctagtcgagggcggaTTACTCCAACTCCTCGTCTCAACTAAAAAATTAGTCGAGGCAAAACTTCgcatcatcgacaactagttagaatcgcctccgactagtcaacttcgtcaacaaccgttaTGGCTTTATCAACGACCGTCACGGgttcgtcaacaatcatccacaaatcaagctaagtcacttttctaaattattttccagcTTACTTTCCGCTTgtgcgcaacacgcgctctactcgccgaaactcttgcgcacaacacgcactctactcgccggagggcaggaAACTCGTGCGCAATCGCGCAGTCTCTTTCTTATCACAGTagcgactactctcacttttgtcttctcttagggtcactactcttctcgagcagaacacaccttaactcgtgaaagcctcaggcacATCTGTCACGACTAAGCCCATAtgcgtatacgagacaaaggtctcacacacgtagtggcaacggctacccggAGACTGAAAGTCTAagcgtaataggctaactactcgggaagagtatgactgaaataagagcttgactcgcaacttcatattgatcactgaataaatttcagcagtttcaaaatcctacaaatatgctacataatgtacgcgtCTTTTCTTTCATGTCAAGCTTTGGCGATGATGCTCGTCGCGACACCAAGCGTGCCTCCAGAGGCACagactagttcccgaactcgagggctaagcaccaatcactactcaaaatatctccagtggctcagctagctcccaagccCGGTGGCTGAACGCTGCAaagctactcgacgtggctcctatggttcacctggcgcataagctcaggggctggacgccgcaaaaactactcggatgataaCTTGAGTGAAGATTTAAGACCCTTGAGATGATTTcttcaatcaattcaaggctcgggggctgataagctacacccaagacttttttcaagctgaaagaagaagattcaagattttgaccctcaacctgattctgtgattcaacctaaggctcgggggctactccatatggagtgcgactttcgccgccctccatacatgaagactacaatatcatgttgatcaagactttgagcacaccatagcctcatggcagctttgagaagcattgaaagattcagcctgacaaagtactcgaagagcaccaagactactcggcgaatatctcaaaactactcgaagactgctgcattcgactatgaagcgctcgggggcttgtcggggatacatccccagtatccacaaggaaggaagaagtcaaactcctactaggattcccctgtaatcctactaagactcatcccgtgtaatcctagtaggactcctccttgtaatccgactagtactctgccccctggagtatataaaggagggcaggggtacctagctcggcaagtcacacctcaacacccaagcgcagggcgcaatatacaaacacccctaaacaggacgtagggtattacgctactctagcggcccgaacctgtataaatctgtgtcttgtgtcctcgcttttaccttcaagttccaggtccagcgatcccccgctacacattctgctacctcgggtaccccttggtagatggCCGGTATAAATCACCGACACCATGGTTTCTTAAAACTACGATATCAAAATATACGTCtttagcttctaaaattatatgctccctccgttccaaattgtaggtcgttttaaccttctagattcataaatattattatgcagtgcataataatatttatgaactaaaaatgcaaaatgacctataatttggaacggatggtgTAGTTTTCTGCTCTCAAAACTAAACTACGAGGTTCAAATAGGCCGTGCAGTATGGTTTCTGGGTTGCTTTTCAATTCGTAACTACTCTAAACTCAGGTCCGTATAAACAATTATAGGTCACATAGAACCGGTTCTCCTCTCTGGGGTCTAttactagaaaaatgagaattcGTCCTTGAGTACTAACGTgcgaaattagtaccgggtagaaatTTTTATTCTCAaagaccttttagtaccgggcaataacatcaaccggtactaaatcaCCATTTAGTGCCGGTCGGTGTTATCGCCCGGTACTAAAAAGGCCTcgaccatttagtaccggacaATAACACCAGTACCTTGTGGAGAGGCCTAAATGTCACATGTTATTTTAAAAGTAAAGCATATCTAACTCAAGTGCGAAGCTTGAGGTCATCGGTTTGAATCCTACGGACCACGCACACGCATATTACGCGTGAAATTCGCGTGACTTGTCACTTGGGACAATGCGCATGTGCGGGACCCGTtcgttatattttttttccaaatttttttgGGCGCAACACTTCACCAGTAGTGGTCCCATCCTCTCGGAGAGCaggagtcttttttttttccctcacaTTTGTTGCTTCCTACTTCGGTCCTTCCCTTTGCCTCCTGGACGTCTTCGTGCGAACTTTAAAGTGCGATCAACGTATCATCAAGCACCACCTTTCGTTGTGGTTTCTAGAAAAGCTCTAGACAATGCCACATGTTCGTTATCTTTAAGCTAAGCATCACCATCTCGAATGCATTATCTTTCGAAAGGTTCCAAATTAAATATCTTGCTGCAATTGTTAATTGTCGAAGGTCTTTCGCGAAATTTAGTACATGTTGGTTTTTAGCGGATTTCGGTATTATTAGCTAGAAATCATAAAAAAATGGCTTTGCACTTTGCGCATTTAAGTACCAGATTATAATTAAAACTGAGACTGTTTGGATCCATACATAGTAAAAGCTAGGAGTTGGATTATTGCTTTGAGATATCAATATAGTCTATAATGTCAGCTGGGATGCAGGACAGATGAATGGTGGTAATGGCGAGTAATTTTCAGTAAACTCTAATATAAAGTTTGGTCATTCTGCAATCACAAAGCTGGTAAAAACTAGAGTCGACTCGTGAAATTGTTACATAATCTGGGTTAAAGATCATAAAAGCTTGATCCCAAAGCTGCtgttcctcgagctaaagtttagtccgtgtcacatcgaatattcggaggctaattaggaggattaaatatgagttaattataaaactaattgcactgatggaggctaaacggcgagacgaatctattaataatttgacaatatgctgctacaataaacatttactaatgatgaattaattaggtttaatagattcgtctcgctacggattttgtaaatagtttacatttaatacttataattagtatctaaacatttcgATGCAGGATCCCTGATCTCTGCTGATCTAAACCGGGCCTGAAGCTTTATTAAGAAATGATGACTCCGTTCTAAAGTTCTTTCCCCCAGGCTTCTCTCTTCCATCCCACGTCGAATATATGCTGTGCCCCCCAGGCCCCAGCTGTTCCACACGTCTCTTCACTCTTCCGTCTCGCCTCGTCCAACGCTTCCTCCTCCCCCCACCCGGCCGGCCCCATGGCCCACCAccactcgccgtcgccgtccgggagcagcagccgccgccgcctgtcggagctgctgggggaGCAGCAGGAGCCATTCTACCTCGACCTCTACCTCCTCGAGAAGGGCTGCTCCCCCGCCTTCCTCGACGCGGcctcgtgcggcggcggcgccagcgtcTGCTCGACGTGCTGGCCGAGGGCCCGCAGCACCGGCGGCAGGTTGCTgagacggccggcggcgaggcgcaaGAAGGGCCGCGGCGTGCTCAGGCTGCTCCTCTCCAAGATCCTCAGCGGCGCGACGACGACTGcgcctgctgcggcggcggccaagaagAAGCGGCAGCAGCGACCGGCCGCTATTGGCTGGCGCCGCCCCGATGCCGACGTGAAGCGGACCACGCCGGTACGTTCCGCGAACGCCGGTGTCCCGGCTTCCCCCAGCGCCGTCGAATGCCACCACCGCACGGAGGTTGACGAGGAgcgcgaggaagaagacgatggcgaggacgaggacgaggacgagtcGTCGAAGAAGCAGCTGAGCCCGGTATCCGTGCTGGAGCGGCGCCTGTTCGAgcacttgccgccgccgccgcacgcgcagAGTAAGCAAGCATCCATCTCTTTCGCACCCGTAGAGAGCTCAAAGTCTGACGCGCCATTAATTGCAACCACCGGCATGCAGAAGCCTTCGTCCTCTTCAGCGAGCTCCTCGAGGCAGCCTGCACACCCACCACGCTGCTGTCCCTCCTCGCCAACGCCAAACAGTTCAGAAACAGTTCcaaagacggcggcggcggctcaacGCCGACGACGACTCCACGCCGATTccggaagaagaacaacagtcATGCGCGACGGGAAGACACGCTTCCGTTCGAGAGAGACCTCGCCACGGCGACCGCGCTCGTATCGTCCGAGCTGGCCGGCGCGAGGGTCCGTCCCGAGCACGTGGGGCCGGAGCGTGAGGACATCGCCGCCGacatcgcggcggcggtgctggacgcgatgacggaggaggcggcggcggagctgatgatgacgatgaggatgGACCAACCATGGGTGTGCGGCTaacacggcggcgacggcgacctccGTTGTTGGGTTTCTGGTGGGGTGATGTACGTATCCCGGGCGTCGACGTGTGCGCGTATTCTATGGGTGATTGATGGTGGCGTGGCGGGTTTCTTGGTTGACGAGGGCAGGCGCGTGTAGGTTTGGGTTTATTTTGTGCTAATTGCCTGTGATAGGGCCTGGCTAGCTACCCTTTTTGGTTGTTGGCGTGACAGGGCTTGGCACGCATGCTAAGACTAACGGAGCTTGTAAGTATATGGTGGTTAACATGCACGGTGAGATTGTGTTATTAACCGAGAGATAAGAACAGAGATCCTAGCTCTTTTTAACTATAATGAGCATTGAACATGTGTGTGTCTTTTAAGATTACTGAATGCAAGCAGTGCAGGATGTATGGGAGATATGGATGAATTCAGATGTTCTCTGCTGGGCATGTCAGGAGATGATGTCTATAATTAGTATATATGCCTTCGTAAATTGAGCTGTATTTTCTCGGTCGGGACGAATTTGAATTCTATGCGCGTCCGTACGTACGTGCAGCTTTGTACACTAGCATGCAGTGCACCGCACGTGCGACAAAACAATGCGTTGCGGGCGGCCAGATGGCCACGATGGGCATGCGCTTTGTCTTGGGTTTATcggctctgtttttttttttgcgaaaattTATCGGCTCTGTTCATTCATTCGGTGGCAAAGCATATTGGCTGACATGAACCGTGCGCTGCTAGGCATGCATAGCCACCTTTGCACATCTTACTAGCTCGGATGTACGGTCGCACGGATGTCACACGTGCAGGCACAAATGCAACAACTACAGATTGTCACTCTTCATGTAGCCAAGGCGCGAACTATGTCGAATTTcgtgatttttattttttgtcaaaaaaatacaagtgttcaaaaaagaaaattcttcGACTAGACAAGTAGAAGGAAAATGAAGGAAAAGTTGCGATGTGCAAAGCAGGCATGGACGGCACAGTGCACGCGCGAGTACTGTACGGTGCCACGGGCGGGACGCggcagcagcaggccagcagccagCCACTGTACTCGCCGGTCAGTAGCACTTGCCGTCCGTCGCCCCTTGACCCGTGATCGACCAGCCGACGATCGGCGAGTCGGCGACCACGGACGGCAGCGACGGCTCGCGAGCTAGGAGCAGAGTACGCTGTACCGGCCACCGCGTCCTCTGCTCTGCTTCCGTCCGTTATGTGAGGAGGATGTCCCGTCCCGTTCCGTTCCGTGCGTCCTGGCGGGCGGGCAGAGCATCTCGGGCGAGGGCGACGTCGGAGCGACCGCCATcattcttcctcttttttttgcCCATTcgaataaaaaaaaacaacgaTGCCTTAACCGAACTAAATCACAGGTGTGCGTCCGCCGTTGAACTGAGAGGGAGGCCGGAGGCGTACGTGCGCGCTGTATTTCTTTTCGTTTCTATACGTGGAGGACGAAGAGAACCACGGGAACGGGACGGGTCCCACCTCCGAAAATCCGTGCGGTTTGGTGCCCGCGCGCAACTTCAACAGTCTTAAAAAAAAACCTCCTCAAAATTATATATCGAGAGCTCTACTATTCTTTCAAAATCATGTCATCCCACAACATCCCCAataataaatcctcaatacTTCGAAACTGACCACGTTAGCACGTGGACCCTCCCGTCCAATGGCCGTTgtcccgccaccgccgtggcAGCTCGAGGTGCGGCGCTTCGCGGCGGCTCGCGCCGCAAAGATCCGCTCCCTCCACACCACCATCTCAGGGCGCCTCGATGATGGCAGCGGTCGCTCCTAGAAGAAGCCACGCTCCGAGCGCTGCTGCACCACGAGGCACCTCCCCAGCAAGCGCGCCGTTGCTGAAGCGGAGACGACTCAGCCGGGACTGGAGAGGTGGGTCCCGCAGGGAAGGGGAGCTCCTCACAGCGGAAACAATCAAGAAGGGTGAGGCAGCGGCGGGAGCTCGCTGGCAACCCCGTGGAGGGGATTTGTCTTGCCCGTCGGTGCCCAGGTGAGGTGAGCAATGGCGATGTGTTGTGAAGGAAAGGGAGGATTTTTTGTTCAGTGCGCTAGAATCTAAGAATCGGAAATTTTGAGGACGAGCGGTTCGGGAGGAATGGGGAAGGATCGGACTCCCGCATACATGCGGGGTGATAGAGGTGTTTTTTACGTCTACAGGAAAGATGAGGAGCTGTTAGAGGTAAGTTTTTTGTAAATAAGATTTTAGGATAATTTTAAAGGAGCGTTTGGAGTGCTCTTATCCTTGTCGCTCGCTGCGTCCGACGATCCCTCCGTGCGCTGCGCACCGCATCGCCTTCTTGGAAATGGGACGATCAAGCCGCGTGCTTCTCCTCTCCACTCTCCCCGGCACTTCTGCGGCGTCACCTCTAGCAGCACGCATACTCGTCTGACTCGCTACACGACCCCGCAGGAGGATTTCTTGAATCCAACGGAAACGACAAAAATACAACAACCACCCAAGAAATATTAAAGGGATCAATAACGGACGGCGGTGGACCACATTTGCTTAGCCCGCCCGTCTCGAGGATCTATTTGCTGTGAAATGTCGTGGCATGGCGTGCAAAAAAGATGTTTTCCTTGAAGAATCTATGTGCCAAAATAGTACCTAGCCTTTAAAAGGATGATGAAACTGTCAAAAGTTCTCATTCCTATAGACGACACAGGAGCAGCTACTTTTACACATTCTCGGCCTTTTTCCAGTTTCCTGCCCATGCCGGAGCCACTACGGGCTTTGGGCTTGTCCTTCTTAGAACCGGCCTTTCCAGGCCCAGAACCACCCTAATAATTCAGCCATAACCATAATTATTTCGTGAGGAGAATCATGCTTTGGCCTCTTTCCTAATCCCCCATTTGTCTGTTCTCACTTGTGAACCCATcccgccgcccccctcccctGTCTCTCTCTAATCCCCCTTCCCCGCCGCTCTCCCCACCGTCTCCGCGCCCCCGCCGACGCCGCAGGCCGCGTCGGTGAGTGCCCTCACTCCCTCTCCCCCGCGCGTTTACCCGCCAATCTCTGGATTCCCGCTTCGATTCGGGGCCCGAGGGTTCTCGCTGGGCTGGATCCCTGTCTGAATTTTGGTTTCTGCTATCGCAGGATTGGTCGGGTCTGGTGCTCGGGTGAGGTCCGCGCGGGGCGGCGTCAGGCCGTCGGCCGATGGCGGAGCTGGTGGGCCCGCGCGTCTACAGCTGCTGTAACTGCCGGAACCACGTCTGCCTCCACGACGACATCATCTCCAAGGCTTTCCAGGTCCAAACCCCGTGAATCACCTTCCCCTACACTTCCGGTTGAGTTGCTTGTTCGTAGGAGTCACCATCTCAGCGATTATGTGCTTATCTATCCATCCTAGGAGTTAAGACCTTTGTTCGCTCCGAGAATCGAATCCTGTTTGTTTAGTGGGTGTGGATCGACAAATTGTGGTGGGCCTGATAGATTTGTGGTTTTCAGCTtcagcaatttttttttcagcaaATGGATGATAGGCAATAGTTGGGGAAAGCGTGAATACTTCTAATTGCTCTCTTGCTTCTGCAATTTGGTACAGAAATGAAATGGTTTGAGGTCTGCAATGTTGGTATCTTATGGTTTGCGTATCTTTGTCTTTCTAAATCCTACTATCTGGCTTCATGAATCATGACTACATGGCTGTACTTTCAATCACTTATTGAGATGCACTCTTATTTGTTGCTACGGTGCTAAAAGCACAATCTAAAACTAGTGATCTCTATTACAGTGGCTGAAACTGTTTATAAGCAGAGTATCATTTGGGCCTGAAAGTCCTTATTAGATTGCGTCAATTGGGACTTCTACTAGTGCTTGGAGGATGacaccttcttccttttttCTATTTCATTAGGGGCGGAATGGCCGCGCCTTTCTGTTCTCTCACGCCATGAACGTAGTTGTGGGGGCAAAGGAGGATAGGCAGCTTATGACAGGGCTACACACGGTTGCTGATATCTACTGTAATGATTGCCGAGAGGTGCTGGGCTGGAAGTATGAGAGAGCGTACGAGGAGTCACAGAAATACAAAGAAGGAAAATTCATATTTGAAAAGGCAAAGATTGTCAAAGAGAACTGGTAATATCAAAGATTTGGCGCACCAAATGTTTGCTGAAGATAATATGGTCATTATGTGTGTTTTTAAATGTTTGGATCCTTGTAAATAGCTGTTCTCCATGGGGGTCCAATCCTAATGTAAAGCACACTTATTCCTGTTCGTTTGTGTGGATAAGATACAGCTTCTGGTTATTTGTTATGGAATCATGGCCTCTAATGTGCTTAACTTAGTGGGTCCTCAAGTAAATTTTACATTCTTTGTCCTGGATGGTAATGTTGTGGAATTGTTGTTGGGTCTTATCAGGTTAATGGAATATCAATGTTCAATTCAATGTTCATGTCTGTAAGAACATAATAAGCAACTATGGTTCCTTGAAAAGGGTATAGCTTAGTCGACATGGAACTAATTTTATATTAGCAAATGAAACATTCGT
This sequence is a window from Setaria italica strain Yugu1 chromosome III, Setaria_italica_v2.0, whole genome shotgun sequence. Protein-coding genes within it:
- the LOC101763364 gene encoding protein yippee-like At4g27745; translated protein: MAELVGPRVYSCCNCRNHVCLHDDIISKAFQGRNGRAFLFSHAMNVVVGAKEDRQLMTGLHTVADIYCNDCREVLGWKYERAYEESQKYKEGKFIFEKAKIVKENW
- the LOC101762958 gene encoding uncharacterized protein LOC101762958, which translates into the protein MAHHHSPSPSGSSSRRRLSELLGEQQEPFYLDLYLLEKGCSPAFLDAASCGGGASVCSTCWPRARSTGGRLLRRPAARRKKGRGVLRLLLSKILSGATTTAPAAAAAKKKRQQRPAAIGWRRPDADVKRTTPVRSANAGVPASPSAVECHHRTEVDEEREEEDDGEDEDEDESSKKQLSPVSVLERRLFEHLPPPPHAQKAFVLFSELLEAACTPTTLLSLLANAKQFRNSSKDGGGGSTPTTTPRRFRKKNNSHARREDTLPFERDLATATALVSSELAGARVRPEHVGPEREDIAADIAAAVLDAMTEEAAAELMMTMRMDQPWVCG